In Acaryochloris marina S15, a single genomic region encodes these proteins:
- a CDS encoding GFA family protein has product MSNLLEAQGSCLCGAVHVVAKAVNPNVGACHCSTCRQWSGGPFFATECGTEVMFENQEKISIFNSSDWAERGFCQTCGTHLFYRLKETQQHFIPVGLFTNSEEFLFDHQVFIEEKPDFYSFANKTHDMTGAQLFAQFASSEE; this is encoded by the coding sequence ATGTCAAATTTGCTAGAAGCACAAGGAAGTTGCCTCTGTGGAGCAGTTCATGTGGTTGCTAAGGCGGTGAATCCCAACGTGGGTGCTTGCCATTGTTCAACCTGTCGTCAATGGTCTGGAGGACCGTTTTTTGCAACTGAGTGTGGTACAGAAGTGATGTTTGAAAACCAAGAGAAAATTTCGATCTTTAATTCTTCTGATTGGGCTGAACGAGGATTTTGCCAGACCTGCGGCACGCACCTGTTTTACCGCTTAAAAGAAACACAGCAGCATTTTATCCCTGTGGGGCTGTTTACTAACAGCGAAGAATTTCTGTTTGATCATCAAGTTTTTATTGAGGAGAAACCTGACTTCTACAGCTTTGCTAATAAAACCCATGACATGACAGGAGCTCAACTCTTTGCTCAGTTTGCGAGTTCTGAAGAATAA
- a CDS encoding DUF427 domain-containing protein, producing MPLNRIEPGPGQESVWDYPRPPRLEDSSKHLQIIINGVTLADTHQAKRVLETSHPPVYYIPPTDIQMEYLQLTRRSTFCEWKGSAGYYTVTVCDRIEENVGWFYANPTPRFADLKDYVAFYPSRMDVCTLDGEVVQAQSGDFYGGWITPDIVGPFKGGAGTWGW from the coding sequence ATGCCCCTGAATCGTATTGAACCCGGTCCGGGTCAAGAATCTGTTTGGGATTATCCTCGTCCTCCTCGTTTAGAAGACTCTTCTAAACATCTGCAGATCATTATTAATGGGGTTACCTTAGCTGATACCCACCAGGCCAAGCGAGTCCTAGAGACCAGTCATCCGCCGGTCTACTATATTCCGCCCACTGATATTCAAATGGAATATTTACAGCTAACGCGGCGATCGACGTTTTGTGAGTGGAAAGGATCTGCAGGATATTACACGGTAACCGTGTGCGATCGCATCGAAGAAAACGTAGGTTGGTTTTACGCCAATCCCACCCCTCGCTTCGCTGATCTCAAAGATTACGTCGCCTTCTATCCTAGCCGCATGGACGTTTGCACCCTCGATGGAGAAGTGGTCCAGGCCCAGTCTGGTGATTTTTACGGTGGTTGGATTACACCCGATATTGTTGGCCCCTTTAAAGGCGGTGCCGGAACTTGGGGATGGTAA
- a CDS encoding DUF11 domain-containing protein has translation MKRRLSIGLGILAVAVAVPFASGTPVFANLQKAGAELVQKILQPEVKLALSAEKQVISTNAEGEQEIVWEAVEGNVTVRPGDVLRYTLLSENAGDKSASELKINQPIPNKTAYVLDSARANGATLTYSIDDGQTYAEQPMLEVTQPDGTVKMEPAPAEAYTHVQWDYSESLKPMAAVQAVYEVAVQ, from the coding sequence ATGAAACGTCGCTTATCAATTGGTCTGGGTATTTTAGCGGTTGCTGTAGCTGTTCCTTTTGCCAGCGGCACTCCGGTCTTTGCTAATTTGCAAAAGGCTGGCGCAGAGCTGGTGCAAAAAATATTACAGCCAGAGGTAAAACTAGCACTATCTGCAGAGAAACAAGTCATTTCTACCAACGCAGAAGGGGAGCAAGAAATCGTCTGGGAAGCTGTAGAGGGTAATGTCACTGTCCGTCCGGGTGATGTCTTGCGCTATACCTTGCTAAGTGAGAATGCTGGGGATAAATCCGCTTCGGAGCTAAAAATCAACCAACCCATTCCCAACAAAACAGCTTACGTATTGGATTCTGCTCGGGCCAACGGTGCCACGCTTACTTACAGTATTGATGATGGTCAGACTTATGCTGAACAACCCATGCTGGAGGTGACTCAGCCGGATGGAACGGTCAAGATGGAGCCTGCACCGGCTGAAGCTTATACCCATGTGCAATGGGATTATAGTGAGTCTTTAAAGCCGATGGCTGCCGTTCAAGCAGTCTATGAAGTTGCGGTGCAGTAG